Proteins encoded within one genomic window of Ostrinia nubilalis chromosome 5, ilOstNubi1.1, whole genome shotgun sequence:
- the LOC135072026 gene encoding uncharacterized protein LOC135072026: MSPLLTLAFYLFSVVTAVLSNKVYRTDYEYNRYTDAFYKLHIETANPVNAAKVCEAEGAVLMLPASQQDIAQLHGMFKKYPDLDNFVWVANDGQTHESAEEQPLINLEPPTEEYVPLWQRECDAVTREGEIVSITCFQDRPFICKVEAAKAPYNKECNVYGNDFQRARTINSCYRIPTIAYTWNQAYAECAAEGAHLVVLNSQVEHDEVQRLMNSAPRVQEARETWFFHAGFRAQTTDQQRVFKTIFNETLEEAGYSTWADNEPNNALQNENCGTLFKNDGKLNDVDCSYRYGFICEKEITAQT; this comes from the exons ATGTCGCCTCTCTTGACATTGgcgttttatttgttttctg TTGTAACAGCAGTCCTCTCCAATAAGGTTTACCGCACAGACTATGAGTACAACAGATACACAGATGCGTTCTACAAGCTGCACATAGAGACTGCCAACCCTGTGAATGCTGCGAAGGTCTGTGAGGCAGAAGGGGCAGTTCTGATGCTGCCAGCCTCCCAGCAGGACATAGCACAGCTCCACGGCATGTTCAAGAAGTACCCAGACCTGGACAACTTCGTCTGGGTGGCCAATGATGGACAGACTCACGAGTCTGCTGAGGAACAACCGTTAATTAACT TGGAGCCTCCTACAGAGGAATACGTGCCATTGTGGCAACGGGAGTGCGATGCCGTGACGCGGGAGGGTGAGATCGTGAGCATCACGTGCTTCCAGGACCGGCCCTTCATCTGCAAGGTGGAAGCCGCGAAAGCCCCTTACAATAAGGAGTGCAACGTTTATGGGAACG ATTTCCAAAGAGCACGCACCATCAATAGCTGCTACCGAATCCCCACTATAGCCTACACCTGGAATCAAGCGTACGCGGAGTGCGCAGCGGAAGGGGCTCACCTGGTGGTGCTTAACTCGCAGGTGGAGCATGACGAGGTCCAGCGGCTGATGAACTCGGCCCCGAGGGTTCAGGAGGCGAGGGAGACGTGGTTCTTCCACGCAGGCTTCAGGGCGCAGACGACTGATCAGCAGAGggtttttaaaaccattttca ACGAAACCCTTGAAGAAGCAGGCTACAGCACATGGGCAGACAACGAGCCCAACAACGCACTCCAGAACGAAAACTGCGGTACTTTGTTCAAAAACGACGGCAAACTCAACGACGTCGACTGTAGCTATCGCTACGGGTTTATATGCGAGAAGGAAATAACTGCACAGACATAA